Proteins from a single region of Lelliottia sp. JS-SCA-14:
- the prmC gene encoding peptide chain release factor N(5)-glutamine methyltransferase translates to MDFQAWLRAAVSELSESESPRRDAEILLEHVTGKARTYILAFGETLLTAGQEAQLTELLARRKNGEPVAHLTGEREFWSLPLYVSAATLIPRPDTECLVEQALARLPENACRILDLGTGTGAIALALASERPDCQVTAVDVMPDAVALAQRNLARLGFSNVQILQSSWFSAIASQQFDMIVSNPPYIDEQDPHLSQGDVRFEPLTALVAANEGLADIEHIITTARDHLVSGGWLLLEHGWTQGAAVRALFSAAGYDAVETCRDYGGNDRLTLGKMP, encoded by the coding sequence ATGGATTTTCAGGCCTGGTTACGTGCCGCCGTGAGCGAGCTTTCCGAAAGCGAAAGCCCGCGTCGCGACGCCGAAATCTTGCTGGAGCATGTCACCGGCAAAGCGCGGACCTATATTCTGGCGTTTGGCGAAACGTTGCTGACCGCCGGGCAGGAAGCGCAGCTTACCGAACTGCTGGCCCGTCGTAAAAACGGTGAGCCGGTGGCACACCTGACCGGCGAACGGGAGTTCTGGTCGCTGCCGCTGTATGTCTCCGCGGCCACGCTGATCCCGCGCCCGGACACAGAGTGTCTTGTCGAGCAGGCGCTGGCGCGTCTGCCTGAAAATGCCTGTCGCATTCTGGATTTAGGCACCGGTACCGGCGCGATTGCGCTGGCGCTGGCGAGCGAGCGTCCGGATTGCCAGGTGACGGCGGTTGACGTGATGCCGGACGCGGTCGCGCTGGCACAGCGTAACCTTGCGCGCCTGGGGTTCAGCAACGTTCAGATCCTGCAAAGCAGCTGGTTTAGCGCAATCGCCAGCCAGCAGTTTGACATGATCGTCAGCAATCCGCCGTACATTGACGAGCAAGATCCGCATCTGTCGCAGGGTGACGTGCGCTTCGAGCCGCTTACCGCGCTGGTCGCCGCTAACGAAGGGCTGGCTGACATCGAACACATTATTACTACCGCGCGCGACCATCTGGTTTCCGGCGGCTGGCTACTGCTGGAGCACGGCTGGACGCAGGGAGCCGCCGTGCGTGCGCTGTTCAGCGCGGCGGGCTACGACGCGGTTGAAACCTGTCGTGACTACGGCGGTAACGACCGCCTGACGCTCGGGAAAATGCCATGA
- a CDS encoding gamma-glutamylcyclotransferase has protein sequence MLTRDFLMKADCKTAFGAIEESLLWSAEQRAASLAATIACRPDEGPVWIFGYGSLMWNPALEYVESATGTLPGWHRAFCLRLTAGRGSACQPGRMLALKEGGRTTGVAYRLPDETLEEELSLLWKREMITGCYMPSWCKLELDDGRTVNALVFIMDPRHPLYESDTRTQVIAPLIAAASGPLGTNAQYLFSLDQELSRLGMQDDCLNELVARVKALIEGDSREASLRPGFA, from the coding sequence GTGTTAACGCGTGATTTCTTAATGAAGGCAGATTGTAAGACGGCATTTGGTGCTATTGAGGAATCGCTTCTCTGGTCGGCTGAACAACGTGCAGCGTCGCTCGCCGCGACAATTGCCTGTCGTCCGGATGAAGGCCCGGTATGGATATTTGGTTATGGTTCGCTGATGTGGAATCCCGCGCTGGAGTATGTGGAATCCGCAACGGGTACGCTCCCTGGCTGGCATCGCGCATTCTGTTTGCGCCTGACCGCCGGACGCGGCAGCGCCTGTCAGCCTGGCCGGATGCTTGCACTGAAAGAGGGCGGGCGCACCACCGGTGTTGCTTATCGTCTGCCGGACGAGACCCTCGAAGAGGAGCTCTCGCTGCTGTGGAAGCGCGAGATGATTACCGGCTGCTATATGCCGAGCTGGTGCAAGCTGGAACTCGACGACGGTCGCACCGTCAATGCGCTGGTGTTTATCATGGACCCGCGCCATCCTCTGTATGAATCTGACACCCGAACGCAGGTCATCGCTCCGCTGATTGCTGCGGCCAGCGGGCCGCTGGGGACTAACGCTCAGTATCTCTTCTCCCTCGATCAGGAGCTGTCGCGTTTAGGAATGCAGGATGATTGCCTGAACGAGCTGGTGGCCCGAGTGAAAGCATTAATTGAAGGGGATTCCCGCGAAGCGTCATTGCGTCCGGGTTTTGCCTGA
- the kdsA gene encoding 3-deoxy-8-phosphooctulonate synthase has translation MKQKVVSIGDINVANDLPFVLFGGMNVLESRDLAMRICEHYVTVTQKLGIPYVFKASFDKANRSSINSYRGPGLEEGMKIFQELKQTFGVKVITDVHEASQAQPVAEVVDVIQLPAFLARQTDLVEAMAKTGAVINVKKPQFVSPGQMGNIVDKFIEGGNDQIILCDRGANFGYDNLVVDMLGFSVMKKVSNNSPVIFDVTHALQCRDPFGAASSGRRGQVTELARAGMATGLAGLFIEAHPDPANAKCDGPSALPLDKLEPFLKQIKAIDDLVKSFDELDTSN, from the coding sequence ATGAAACAAAAAGTGGTTAGCATTGGTGATATCAACGTGGCAAACGACCTGCCGTTCGTGCTGTTTGGTGGCATGAACGTTCTGGAATCCCGCGACCTTGCCATGCGTATCTGCGAGCACTACGTGACCGTGACCCAGAAGCTGGGCATCCCGTACGTGTTTAAAGCCTCTTTTGACAAAGCCAACCGCTCCTCTATCAACTCTTACCGTGGCCCGGGCCTGGAAGAGGGGATGAAGATTTTCCAGGAGCTGAAACAGACGTTTGGCGTGAAAGTGATCACCGACGTGCATGAAGCCTCTCAGGCGCAGCCTGTGGCTGAGGTGGTGGATGTGATTCAGCTTCCGGCCTTCCTCGCGCGTCAGACCGACCTGGTTGAAGCGATGGCGAAAACCGGTGCAGTGATCAACGTGAAGAAACCTCAGTTCGTGAGCCCTGGCCAGATGGGTAACATCGTCGATAAATTTATCGAAGGCGGCAACGACCAGATCATCCTGTGTGACCGTGGCGCAAACTTCGGTTACGACAACCTGGTGGTCGACATGCTGGGCTTCAGCGTGATGAAGAAAGTCTCTAACAACTCGCCGGTGATCTTCGACGTGACGCACGCTCTGCAGTGCCGCGACCCGTTTGGCGCCGCTTCAAGCGGTCGTCGTGGTCAGGTGACTGAGCTGGCGCGTGCCGGTATGGCGACTGGCCTGGCCGGTCTGTTCATCGAAGCGCACCCGGATCCAGCCAACGCCAAATGCGACGGCCCATCCGCACTGCCGCTGGATAAGCTCGAGCCGTTCCTGAAACAGATCAAAGCGATTGACGATCTGGTGAAGAGCTTCGACGAGCTGGATACCAGCAACTAA
- a CDS encoding methyl-accepting chemotaxis protein produces the protein MLKSIRARIIAATTGCLVVALLLNTVINFQVTRKDNQQSQRDILASTSASHNLAIADWVNSKLTVISSAQSVALNDDPVPVFKQLAQAGGFTNVYVGYASKTAKFSDPAGVPADYDPTVRPWYQQVVSADAPVVTAPYVDAGTGKLVVTFAVPVKENGTLKAVVAGDVAMDSVVANVRGIHPTPASSGLLIDSDGTVIAANDPALTLKPFNEAIGGVDINALKQGQEIDGTLGGMEKTFIATPVAGTHWLLVVALDSNDATSGMRALLKASALSLVILVLLSGAIVHFVIARLLKRLSNIRDAMHSIANGTNDLSQRLPDNGQDEVAEIAQAFNAFSDKLSTVMVQLRDASASVKNAAREIAAGNQDLSGRTEQAASSLRETASAVEQITASVTQSTESAAEANDQASKASAAASRGGEVVSQAITTMQSIEVASAKIGDITSVIDGIAFQTNILALNAAVEAARAGEQGRGFAVVAGEVRSLASRSAQAAKEIKTLIDSTAHSVATGSRYVHLAGESMDEIRSTIGSVSGIMREITIATSEQMKGIHEINHAVTHLDRMVQQNAELVVESAAAASALQSQAGDLAETAGHFRI, from the coding sequence ATGTTAAAGTCAATTCGTGCCCGTATCATCGCCGCGACGACAGGCTGTCTGGTCGTCGCTCTTCTTCTTAATACCGTCATTAATTTCCAGGTCACACGCAAGGATAACCAGCAGTCGCAGCGCGATATTCTGGCCAGCACCAGCGCCAGCCATAACCTCGCCATCGCGGACTGGGTCAACAGCAAGCTGACCGTGATCAGCTCCGCACAGTCCGTGGCGCTGAATGATGACCCGGTTCCGGTGTTTAAACAGCTGGCGCAGGCGGGTGGCTTTACTAACGTCTACGTCGGGTATGCCAGCAAAACGGCGAAATTCTCCGATCCGGCCGGCGTTCCGGCGGATTACGATCCGACCGTACGCCCGTGGTATCAGCAGGTGGTCAGCGCCGATGCGCCGGTCGTTACCGCGCCGTATGTCGATGCAGGCACCGGTAAACTGGTGGTGACCTTCGCCGTGCCGGTAAAAGAGAACGGCACGCTGAAAGCGGTCGTGGCCGGGGATGTGGCGATGGACAGCGTGGTGGCAAACGTGCGCGGCATTCATCCGACGCCTGCCAGCAGCGGTTTGCTGATCGACAGCGATGGTACGGTAATCGCCGCCAACGATCCGGCCCTGACCCTGAAACCCTTCAATGAGGCGATCGGCGGCGTCGATATCAATGCTCTGAAACAGGGCCAGGAAATCGACGGCACGCTGGGCGGTATGGAGAAAACCTTTATTGCCACACCGGTGGCGGGTACGCACTGGCTGTTGGTCGTGGCCCTCGACAGTAACGATGCCACCTCCGGGATGCGTGCCCTGCTGAAAGCTTCCGCCCTGTCGCTGGTGATCCTGGTTCTGCTCAGCGGCGCGATTGTCCACTTCGTGATCGCCCGTCTGCTGAAACGCCTGTCCAATATTCGCGACGCAATGCATTCGATTGCCAACGGCACCAACGACCTTTCCCAGCGTCTGCCGGACAACGGCCAGGACGAAGTGGCGGAAATCGCTCAGGCCTTTAACGCCTTTAGCGACAAACTCTCCACGGTGATGGTGCAACTGCGAGACGCCAGCGCTTCGGTGAAAAACGCGGCGCGCGAAATAGCCGCAGGCAACCAGGATCTATCGGGCCGTACCGAGCAGGCGGCCTCCAGCCTGCGCGAAACCGCCAGTGCGGTGGAGCAGATAACCGCCTCCGTCACCCAGTCCACCGAATCGGCGGCGGAAGCCAACGACCAGGCGAGCAAAGCTTCAGCGGCGGCCTCGCGCGGCGGCGAAGTGGTCTCTCAGGCGATTACCACCATGCAGTCTATTGAAGTGGCGTCGGCCAAAATCGGTGATATCACCAGCGTGATCGACGGGATTGCCTTCCAGACCAACATTCTGGCGCTGAACGCGGCGGTGGAAGCGGCCCGCGCAGGCGAACAGGGTCGCGGATTTGCGGTGGTGGCCGGGGAAGTGCGTAGTCTGGCGAGTCGCAGCGCGCAGGCGGCGAAAGAGATCAAAACGCTGATCGACTCGACCGCCCACAGCGTGGCAACCGGTTCGCGCTACGTGCATCTGGCCGGGGAAAGCATGGACGAGATCCGCTCAACCATCGGCAGCGTGTCGGGAATTATGCGTGAAATCACCATCGCCACCAGCGAGCAGATGAAAGGCATCCACGAGATCAACCACGCCGTGACCCATCTCGACAGGATGGTGCAGCAGAACGCCGAACTGGTGGTGGAATCCGCCGCCGCGGCGAGCGCCCTGCAAAGCCAGGCGGGCGACCTTGCTGAAACGGCGGGACATTTCCGCATATAA
- the lolB gene encoding lipoprotein insertase outer membrane protein LolB yields MARLIRLLPLAALVLTACSITPPKGPGKSPDSPQWRQHQQEVRNLSQYQTRGAFAYLSDQQKVYARFFWQQTGQDRYRLLLLNPLGSTELELNAQPGTAQITDNKGQHYTATDAEEMIGKLTGMPIPLNSLRQWILGLPGDATDYKLDDQYRLSELNYTQNGKTWKVVYGGYDSATKPSLPANMELTEGSQRIKLKMDNWIVK; encoded by the coding sequence ATGGCCCGATTGATTCGCTTGTTACCGCTGGCGGCACTGGTACTTACCGCCTGCTCGATTACCCCGCCCAAGGGCCCCGGCAAAAGTCCTGACTCCCCGCAGTGGCGTCAGCACCAGCAAGAAGTGCGAAATTTAAGTCAGTATCAGACGCGCGGCGCGTTCGCTTATCTGTCCGATCAGCAAAAAGTCTATGCTCGCTTCTTCTGGCAGCAGACCGGCCAGGATCGCTATCGCCTGCTGCTCCTGAACCCGCTCGGCAGCACGGAACTTGAGCTGAACGCTCAGCCAGGCACCGCGCAGATCACCGATAACAAAGGCCAGCACTACACCGCGACGGACGCCGAAGAGATGATCGGCAAACTGACCGGCATGCCGATCCCGCTTAATAGCCTGCGTCAGTGGATCCTCGGCCTGCCGGGCGACGCCACGGATTACAAACTTGACGACCAGTACCGCCTGAGCGAACTGAACTACACCCAGAACGGCAAAACCTGGAAAGTGGTATACGGCGGCTACGACAGCGCGACTAAACCCTCATTGCCCGCCAACATGGAACTGACGGAAGGCAGCCAGCGTATTAAGCTCAAAATGGATAACTGGATCGTTAAATGA
- a CDS encoding DUF1883 domain-containing protein, translating into MALVKTSLKLFGGDTVVVRCSERCHIHLMSAKAQKSSQADILSVQNKDNAWLTVPYTGTWDVLIDSHSQSLEHSVSYVAA; encoded by the coding sequence ATGGCACTGGTAAAAACAAGTTTGAAACTGTTTGGCGGGGATACGGTCGTCGTGCGCTGCTCTGAGCGCTGTCATATTCATCTGATGAGCGCGAAAGCGCAGAAGTCGTCGCAGGCGGATATTCTCAGCGTGCAGAATAAAGACAATGCGTGGTTAACCGTGCCTTACACCGGCACCTGGGATGTGCTGATCGACAGCCACAGCCAGTCGCTGGAGCATTCGGTCAGCTACGTCGCTGCCTGA
- a CDS encoding DsrE/DsrF/TusD sulfur relay family protein: MQKIVIVANGAAYGSESLFNTLRLAIALRDQEGELDLRLFLMSDAVTAGLKGQKPAEGYNIQQMLEILTAQNVPVKLCKTCTDGRGITALPLIEGVEIGTLVELAQWTLSADKVLTF; the protein is encoded by the coding sequence ATGCAAAAAATTGTGATTGTCGCGAACGGTGCGGCCTACGGAAGTGAATCCCTGTTTAACACCCTGCGCCTGGCCATTGCCCTGCGCGATCAGGAGGGCGAGCTGGATCTGCGTCTCTTTTTGATGTCGGATGCCGTCACCGCCGGGCTGAAAGGGCAAAAACCCGCCGAGGGCTATAACATTCAGCAGATGCTGGAGATCCTCACCGCCCAGAATGTCCCGGTCAAACTGTGTAAAACCTGCACCGACGGGCGCGGTATCACCGCCCTGCCGCTGATTGAGGGCGTGGAGATCGGTACTCTGGTGGAACTGGCGCAGTGGACCCTGTCCGCCGATAAAGTATTAACTTTTTAA
- the sirB2 gene encoding invasion regulator SirB2 yields the protein MSAFSVLITLHIAAVVLTISFFVVRYWWRYSNNPLIDARWVRIAPHGIDTVLFLSGLGLMWLTGYLPFTDKGTWLTEKLFGVIIYIVLGFIALGRRRPRSQQVGFIAFLLGLVVLYIIIKLATTRIPLLG from the coding sequence ATGAGCGCGTTCAGCGTGTTGATTACGCTGCATATCGCCGCCGTGGTGCTGACCATCAGCTTTTTCGTGGTGCGCTACTGGTGGCGTTACAGCAATAACCCGCTGATTGACGCCCGCTGGGTGCGCATCGCGCCGCACGGCATCGACACGGTGTTGTTCCTTTCTGGCCTGGGTCTGATGTGGCTTACCGGCTATCTGCCATTTACTGATAAAGGCACATGGCTGACTGAAAAGCTGTTTGGCGTTATCATCTACATCGTTTTGGGTTTTATCGCGCTTGGACGTCGTCGTCCGCGCAGCCAGCAGGTCGGGTTTATCGCCTTCCTGCTGGGGCTGGTGGTGCTGTACATCATCATTAAACTCGCCACCACAAGAATACCGTTACTGGGGTAA
- the hemA gene encoding glutamyl-tRNA reductase — protein MTLLALGINHKTAPVSLRERVTFSPDTLDQALDSLLAQPMVQGGVVLSTCNRTELYLSVEEQDNLHEALIRWLCDYHNLNEEELRNSLYWHHDNDAVSHLMRVASGLDSLVLGEPQILGQVKKAFADSQKGHLKASELERMFQKSFSVAKRVRTETDIGASAVSVAFAACTLARQIFESLSTVTVLLVGAGETIELVARHLREHKVKQMIIANRTRERAQVLADEVGAEVIALSDIDERLKDADIIISSTASPLPIIGKGMVERALKSRRNQPMLLVDIAVPRDVEPEVGKLANAYLYSVDDLQSIISHNLAQRKAAAVQAETIVEQESSEFMAWLRAQSASETIREYRGQAEQVRDDLTAKAMAALEQGGDPQVIMQDLAWKLTNRLIHAPTKSLQQAARDGDDERLTILRNSLGLE, from the coding sequence ATGACCCTTTTAGCACTCGGTATCAACCACAAAACAGCCCCGGTTTCGCTGCGAGAACGCGTGACGTTTTCGCCGGATACGCTCGACCAGGCGCTGGATAGCCTGCTTGCCCAGCCGATGGTGCAGGGTGGTGTGGTGCTCTCTACCTGTAACCGTACCGAACTCTATTTGAGCGTTGAAGAGCAAGACAACCTGCATGAAGCCCTCATTCGCTGGTTGTGCGACTACCATAATCTGAACGAAGAAGAACTGCGCAACAGCCTGTACTGGCATCATGATAATGATGCGGTCAGCCATCTGATGCGCGTCGCCAGCGGCCTTGATTCGCTGGTGCTTGGCGAGCCGCAGATCCTCGGGCAGGTCAAAAAGGCCTTCGCCGATTCCCAGAAAGGCCATCTGAAAGCCAGCGAGCTGGAACGCATGTTCCAGAAATCTTTCTCCGTCGCAAAGCGTGTGCGAACCGAAACCGACATTGGTGCCAGTGCGGTTTCTGTTGCCTTCGCCGCCTGTACGCTGGCGCGTCAAATCTTCGAATCGCTCTCAACGGTCACCGTGCTGCTCGTCGGCGCGGGAGAAACCATTGAGCTGGTGGCGCGTCATCTGCGCGAACACAAGGTCAAGCAGATGATCATCGCCAACCGGACCCGGGAACGCGCGCAGGTGCTGGCCGATGAAGTGGGGGCAGAAGTCATCGCCCTCAGCGACATCGATGAACGCCTGAAAGACGCGGACATCATTATCAGTTCTACCGCCAGCCCGCTGCCGATTATTGGCAAAGGGATGGTGGAGCGTGCGCTGAAATCGCGCCGCAATCAGCCGATGCTGCTGGTGGATATCGCCGTCCCGCGTGACGTCGAACCGGAAGTCGGCAAGCTGGCGAACGCCTATTTGTACAGCGTGGACGATCTGCAAAGCATCATTTCCCATAACCTCGCGCAGCGTAAAGCGGCGGCGGTGCAGGCCGAGACGATTGTCGAGCAGGAATCCAGCGAATTTATGGCCTGGCTGCGCGCGCAAAGCGCCAGCGAGACGATTCGCGAATACCGCGGTCAGGCGGAACAGGTACGTGACGATCTGACAGCCAAAGCGATGGCAGCCCTCGAGCAGGGCGGCGATCCGCAGGTTATTATGCAGGACCTGGCGTGGAAGCTGACCAACCGGTTGATCCATGCTCCAACCAAATCACTTCAACAGGCAGCCCGTGACGGGGATGATGAACGCCTGACCATTCTGCGCAACAGCCTCGGGCTGGAATAG
- the chaB gene encoding putative cation transport regulator ChaB — MPYKSKSDLPDSVQHVLPSHAQEIYKEAFNSAWEQYKDKEDRRDDASREETAHRVAWAAVKHDYEKGEDDKWHKKK, encoded by the coding sequence ATGCCCTACAAATCAAAAAGCGACCTGCCTGACAGCGTCCAGCACGTTCTGCCATCACATGCGCAGGAGATCTACAAAGAGGCGTTTAACAGCGCCTGGGAACAATATAAGGATAAAGAGGATCGTCGCGATGACGCCAGCCGCGAAGAGACGGCCCATCGCGTCGCCTGGGCGGCGGTAAAACATGATTATGAAAAAGGAGAGGACGATAAATGGCATAAAAAGAAATAG
- the sirB1 gene encoding invasion regulator SirB1: MRSLADFEFNKVPLCDGMVLISEMIRDDFTSQWVYDELENLASLAREEISEARPQDWQLEKLIELFYGEWGFCDTRGVYRLSDALWLDQVLKNRQGSAVALGAVLLWVANRLDIPLVPVIFPTQMILRAEWLDGEMWLINPFNGDTLDEHTLDVWLKGNISPVAELFNEDLDEADNAEVVRKLLDTLKSALMEERQMELALRASEVLLQFNPEDPYEIRDRGLIYAQLECEHVALNDLNYFVEQCPEDPISEMIRAQINSIAHKQITLH, from the coding sequence ATGAGGTCCTTAGCCGATTTCGAATTTAATAAAGTACCGCTTTGCGATGGAATGGTCCTGATCTCTGAGATGATCCGCGACGATTTCACCTCACAGTGGGTCTACGATGAGCTGGAAAATCTGGCAAGCCTGGCGCGTGAAGAGATCAGCGAAGCGCGTCCGCAGGACTGGCAGCTGGAGAAGCTTATCGAGCTGTTCTACGGCGAATGGGGCTTTTGCGACACGCGCGGCGTGTATCGTCTTTCCGACGCCCTGTGGCTGGATCAGGTTCTGAAAAACCGTCAGGGCAGCGCTGTTGCTCTGGGGGCTGTCTTGCTGTGGGTCGCTAACCGGCTGGATATTCCGCTGGTGCCGGTCATCTTCCCGACGCAGATGATTCTGCGCGCGGAGTGGCTGGACGGCGAAATGTGGCTGATCAATCCGTTTAACGGCGACACGCTGGACGAGCACACGCTGGACGTCTGGCTGAAGGGCAATATCAGCCCGGTGGCAGAGCTGTTTAACGAAGATCTCGACGAAGCGGACAACGCCGAAGTGGTGCGTAAGCTGCTGGATACGCTGAAATCCGCGCTGATGGAAGAGCGACAGATGGAGCTGGCCCTGCGTGCGAGCGAAGTGCTGCTGCAGTTCAATCCGGAAGATCCGTATGAAATCCGCGACCGTGGCCTTATCTACGCGCAGCTGGAGTGTGAGCACGTTGCGCTGAATGATTTGAACTACTTCGTTGAGCAGTGCCCGGAAGATCCGATAAGCGAAATGATTCGCGCGCAGATCAACTCGATCGCGCACAAACAAATTACACTGCATTAA
- the chaA gene encoding sodium-potassium/proton antiporter ChaA, whose protein sequence is MTTTHEAVKTRHKETSLIFPLVALAVLLFWGSSQSLPVVVGINILALIGILSSAFSVVRHADVLAHRLGEPYGSLILSLSVVILEVSLISALMATGDAAPTLMRDTLYSIIMIVTGGLVGFSLLLGGGKFATQYMNLFGIKQYLIALFPLAIIVLVFPMALPGANFTTGQALLVALISAAMYGVFLLIQTKTHQSLFVYEHEDDGDDDDPHHGKPSAHSSMWHTVWLIVHLIAVIAVTKMNANPLETLLTELNAPVAFTGFLVALLILSPEGLGALKAVLNNQVQRAMNLFFGSVLATISLTVPVVTLIAFMTGNDLHFALGAPEMIVMVASLLLCQISFSTGRTNVLNGSAHLALFIAYLMTIFA, encoded by the coding sequence ATGACAACAACGCATGAGGCGGTTAAGACCCGCCACAAGGAGACGTCGCTTATTTTCCCGCTTGTGGCACTGGCTGTGCTGCTCTTCTGGGGAAGTAGTCAGTCACTGCCAGTGGTCGTTGGAATTAACATTCTTGCTCTTATTGGTATTTTATCCAGCGCATTTAGCGTCGTACGCCACGCCGATGTTCTGGCTCACCGCCTGGGTGAACCCTATGGCTCTCTGATTTTAAGTCTTTCCGTTGTTATTCTCGAAGTCAGCCTGATTTCCGCACTGATGGCGACCGGCGACGCGGCACCGACGCTGATGCGCGATACGCTGTACTCGATCATCATGATTGTTACCGGCGGTCTGGTGGGCTTCTCGCTGTTATTGGGCGGGGGCAAATTCGCCACCCAATATATGAACCTGTTTGGTATTAAACAGTATCTGATCGCCCTCTTTCCGCTGGCGATTATTGTTCTCGTCTTCCCGATGGCACTGCCGGGTGCTAACTTCACCACCGGTCAGGCGCTGCTGGTTGCCCTGATTTCCGCCGCGATGTATGGCGTGTTCCTGCTGATTCAGACCAAAACGCACCAGAGCTTGTTCGTGTACGAGCATGAAGACGACGGCGATGACGATGACCCGCACCACGGTAAACCCTCGGCGCACAGCAGCATGTGGCACACGGTTTGGCTGATCGTGCATCTGATTGCGGTTATCGCCGTCACCAAGATGAACGCCAATCCGTTGGAGACTTTGCTGACAGAGCTGAACGCACCTGTGGCCTTCACCGGCTTCCTGGTGGCGTTGCTGATCCTCTCTCCGGAAGGCTTAGGGGCGCTGAAAGCCGTGCTGAATAACCAGGTGCAGCGCGCGATGAACCTGTTCTTCGGTTCGGTGCTGGCGACGATTTCATTGACCGTTCCGGTCGTGACGCTGATTGCCTTTATGACCGGGAATGACCTGCACTTTGCGCTGGGTGCGCCAGAGATGATTGTGATGGTCGCGTCGCTGCTGCTGTGTCAGATTTCGTTCTCAACCGGACGCACCAACGTGCTGAATGGCTCGGCGCATCTGGCGCTGTTTATCGCGTATCTGATGACGATATTTGCCTGA
- the prfA gene encoding peptide chain release factor 1, with translation MKPSIVAKLEALHERHEEVQALLGDAATIADQDRFRALSREYAQLSDVARCFTQWQQVQEDIETAQMMLDDPEMREMAQEELQDAKARAEEMEQELQVLLLPKDPDDERNAFVEVRAGTGGDEAALFAGDLFRMYSRYAESRRWRVEIMSANEGEHGGYKEVIAKISGDGVYGRLKFESGGHRVQRVPATESQGRIHTSACTVAVMPELPEAELPDINPSDLRIDTFRSSGAGGQHVNTTDSAIRITHLPTGIVVECQDERSQHKNKAKALSVLGSRIRAAEIAKRQQAEASTRRNLLGSGDRSDRNRTYNFPQGRVTDHRINLTIYRLDETMEGKLDSLIEPIVQEYQADQLAALAEQD, from the coding sequence ATGAAGCCCTCTATCGTCGCCAAACTGGAAGCGTTGCACGAGCGCCATGAAGAAGTTCAGGCCTTGCTCGGCGATGCTGCCACTATTGCTGACCAGGATCGTTTTCGCGCCCTGTCGCGCGAGTATGCGCAGTTAAGTGATGTTGCGCGCTGCTTTACGCAATGGCAGCAGGTTCAGGAAGATATTGAAACCGCGCAGATGATGCTCGACGACCCGGAAATGCGCGAAATGGCGCAGGAAGAGTTGCAGGACGCCAAAGCGCGTGCGGAAGAGATGGAGCAGGAGCTCCAGGTGCTTCTGCTGCCAAAAGATCCGGACGATGAGCGCAACGCGTTTGTCGAAGTCCGTGCGGGCACCGGCGGTGACGAAGCCGCGCTGTTTGCGGGCGATCTGTTCCGCATGTACAGCCGTTATGCGGAATCCCGCCGCTGGCGCGTCGAAATCATGAGCGCCAACGAAGGCGAGCACGGTGGTTATAAAGAAGTGATCGCCAAAATCAGCGGCGATGGCGTCTACGGTCGTCTGAAATTTGAGTCCGGCGGTCACCGCGTGCAGCGCGTTCCGGCGACGGAATCTCAGGGGCGTATTCATACCTCAGCCTGTACCGTAGCAGTCATGCCTGAGCTGCCGGAAGCCGAACTGCCGGATATCAACCCGAGCGATCTGCGCATCGATACCTTCCGCTCCTCTGGCGCGGGCGGTCAGCACGTTAACACCACCGACTCCGCGATCCGTATTACCCACTTGCCGACCGGCATTGTGGTGGAGTGTCAGGACGAACGTTCTCAGCACAAAAACAAAGCCAAAGCGCTGTCGGTGCTGGGCTCGCGTATTCGCGCCGCTGAAATCGCCAAACGCCAGCAGGCCGAAGCGTCTACGCGTCGTAACCTGCTGGGCAGCGGCGATCGCAGCGATCGTAACCGCACCTATAACTTCCCGCAGGGGCGCGTGACCGACCACCGTATCAACCTGACGATTTACCGTCTGGACGAAACGATGGAAGGCAAACTCGACTCCCTGATCGAGCCGATCGTGCAGGAATACCAGGCCGATCAGCTGGCAGCCCTGGCTGAGCAGGACTAA